TCGCTTGGGTCTCGACGAAGATCATAAAGTTCCATTTCTTTTATCTCATGTTCATTGTATTTTCCGCCAAAGCCATCATTGTCCGGTAAAATACCTTCGTAAGATCTTGATCTATGCGGAAATACCAGTTTCCAATTCTTATATCTGACCGCCTCAAGATCATTTTTGTTATAGTAGTAATACATGGATTGCCTATGTCCTGGCGCCTTGGAATCGGAAATCTGATTTAAAAAACTGATACCATCAATTTGATTTTTTTGACCTTTAAAATTGCTGAGTTCTGCAATAGTAGCATAGATATCCATGCTACTGGTCAGGTTGTTGTTTATTCGACCTTCTTTGATATTGTTTGGCCATGATATGATGCAGGGAACACGTTGACCACCTTCCCAGCTGGCACCTTTTCCCTCCCTGAATCCTCCAGAAGATCCGTTATGGTTTCCAAAGTTCAACCATGGACCATTATCACTTGTAAAGATTACGATGGTATTATCTGATATGCCGTTATCTTTCAGAGATTTTAGGATTTGACCCATGGAATCATCGATTTCTTGCATCACGTCTCCAAATAAGCCTTGTTCTGAGGTTCCTCTGAACTTTTTTGGAAGCAGCAATTGGAACATGCGTCATGCTATGTGCTAGGTATAGAAAAAATGGCTTTTTCCTGTTATTGTTGATAAAGTCAACAGCTTGTCGAGTATATTTTTCTGTTAGAACAGCTTGATCTTCCAAGTTATTTATCTTCATGACTGTGTCTGGTCTTTCCTGACCTCCCTTGATCTGCAATAAAGGCAAAACTGGATATTTGGCAACATAACTGTCAGTTTTTGCAGGTTTCCCATCAAATCCTACCGGCCACATATCATTTGAGTAAGGAATCCCATAATAAGCATCAAAACCCTGTTTAGTAGGGAGGAATTCAGGCTCATTTCCCAGATGCCACTTTCCAATGATTTGGGTAGCATAACCTTTACTTTTCAGCATTTCCGCCAGGGTTTCTTCCTCCGGTGCTAGACCAACCCCTGCATTTGGCATAAAATGCGCCACTGATTCCCATCCTATTGGGATAGGTACCCGTCAACAATGCTGCCCTCGAAGCCGAACAAACAGCTTGAGGAACCAAAAAATTCGTGAACCTAATACCATTATTAGCCATCCGGTCCAATACCGGAGTATGGTAATCCAAAGCACCCGTAACCCCCAAATCCCCATAACCCAAATCATCCATAAATACCAAGACAATATTAGGTTGTGCTTCCTTTCCTTGACCCAAGGAGATCGAAGAGAAGGATAAAAGAAATAAGATAGTAAGGAATCGGTTCATAGGATAAAGATAGTTATTAGATATGAGATGTGAGATATGAGATTTGAGATATGAACCGCCGGACAGACTGGTTGGGACCCATCGGCCAAAACATTTCATGCTCTGGCTGGAGGGGACACCAGCCAGCAATTCAAAGCCTAATAATTTGCCAGAGATCTAGAATAGTGGTCGGTGGAGACACCGACCACGGCACCTACGAACACCCATAACGGCACCTACGAACACCCATAACGGCACCTATGGCCACACGCCTCGGTTGGTAACTATGGCTATCCTTCACAGCATCTACGGTTACCCATTACAGCTGACTTTGCCGCCCTGGCTGGTGTCCCCACCAGCCAGCAATACAAAACCTAATAACTTGCCAGAGATCTGGAATAGTGGTCGGTGGAGACACCGACCACGGCACCTACGGACACCGACCACGGCACCTATGGGACATCCATAACGGCACCTATGGCAACACGTCTTGGTAGGAAACTATGGCCATCCATCACAGCATCTACAGTTACGCCATTACGGCTGACTTTTCCGCCCTGGCTGGTGTCTCCACCAGCCAACGATTCAGTCCCAACCACAGCAAATTCAGCCACACTATGTCGTGATGTTTTTTGTAATCCTATCTCTTCCCATCTCTCCCTTTCAATTTCCAATTTACTATCTCAAATCTCATATCTCATATCTCACATCTAAATCGTCATATCTCACATCTAAATCGTCATATCCCAAAAAAAAGGTCACTGAGATTTATTTCTCAGTGACCTTTTTTTTGAGGTGTTTCCGTCTCTTAGTGACCTTCGTTACCATCAGCACCATGAGCGTGTCCATGAGATAATTCTTCTGGAGTTGCTTCACGAGTGTTTAAGATTTCGATATCGAAGTTTAATTTTTTTCCAGCCATTGGGTGGTTTAAGTCCGCAACAACTGCTTCTGGAGTTACTTCAACTACTACAGCGCGGAATTGATTTCCTTGGTTGTCTTGTAAAGGAAGAACTTCTCCTACTGGAGGTAATCCTGTCTCATTGAACATGTCAGCAGGTAATTGTGCAATAGCACGATCATCACGCTCACCGTAAGCATCGCCAGCCTCTAATTCGAAAGATTTCTTGTCACCAGCATTTAATCCAGCGATATTCTCTTCAAACTTAGGAAGCATCATACCTACACCGTATAAAAAAGTTAAAGGATTTTCAGTTGTTGTTTGCTCTACAAATGTCTTCTCACCATTATCTTCAATTGTGTGAAGAACATAATTCAATGTTACTACATTGTTGTTTTCTACTGCCATTCTAATTAGATTTTGGGATTCTATCCCTGTTTATTATTTATTAATTCTATAATATTTGCAATCGACGGTTGAGGAAGACTGCAAGTCTTATCTTGACAAAGATATGCTTTTAAGACAGCACCGTCTTTATGCTCTAACAAAGGAAGCTTGCTATTTGTTCCTCCCAATGTGATTTTATTTGGGATGTAATACTTATCAAGTTCTTCTCTCCATTTTAGGCCATCGTCTCCTGTGATTGCAATCTCCCAAACTCCAAAATGTAAATCCAATAATTGGATTGCCCAATTTGAGTAGGCGGAACCATAAGATTTGATGTGTGGAAATACATTCGCAAAAACACGATCTGCAATTTCCGTGTACCTACTATTATCAAATAATAAGCCGAGTTTATACAAATCCCTGACAATTGTTGAGCTCGAGGCAGGAATAACATTGTCCATAATCTCACTTTTCCTCGCAATTAATACTTCTGCCTCGGAACTGCTATAATAAAATGTGCCTATTTTCTCATCATAAAATAGGGGTATAGCGGTATCTGAGTAGGATTTTGCTTTGTTTATCCACACTTCATCAAAGGTCGCTTCATAAAGAGAAATGTAAGCCTCAATGGTAAATGCATAGTCGTCCAAAAAACCGTAAATTGTTCGATTATGGTCTGAGGGTTGATGTAAAAGTCTGCCATTTTGGCAACATTTATCTTCGATAAAGTTTGCGATACCTATGGCTAGATCTAGGAATTCTTGATTATTGAAAGTTCTGTAGGCATCAACCAATCCTTTGAGGAATAATGCATTCCATGTGGTCAACTGCTTATGGTCTAATCCTGGACGAATCCTCTTCGACCTGTACAACAATAATTTTGATTTTATGTCTTTTAAATGCTCCTGCCATTCATCTTCCGAATAGCCAGCTTCAGAAATCATGCTTAAGTCGTCTGAATTGACAAAGGGGATATTGATCTGCTCTTCAGTCCAGTTACCGCTCTTTTTGATGTTGAAGAAATTCCTTGCTAATTCTGCATCATCTTCCAAAACATCAAACTCATCATACTCAAAGGTATAGAATTTACCCTCCACTCCTTCAGAGTCAGCATCCAATGCAGAATAAAATCCTCCATTGGGATTCAACATCTCTCTTTTTGCCCATTCGAAAGTTTCTTCAACAACATTCTTATAAAGGATATTTGGACGTTGCTGGTATGCCTCACTGTAAAGGCTCAAGAGTTGACCATTGTCGTAAAGCATTTTTTCGAAGTGCGGTACATGCCATTTGCCATCCACGGAATATCTCGCGAAACCACCACCAATCTGATCGTAAATACCACCATTTGCCATTTTCTCCAAGGTAAAATGGACATGATTCAATACCTCTTGATCATGATTCAGAAAACCGTATTTCAGGAAAAAAATCCAATTATTGGGCAGTGGAAATTTTGGTGCGCGAGTATATCCACCATCTTTAGGGTCAAATTGCTCTTTCCAAGGCTCTACAACTTGTAGAATATCTTCTAGTTTAAATTGTTCTGGAATATCTTGAATGGGAAGTTTCTCGGCCTGTTGGATTCCTTGAGTAAGGCGCTCGGCATAATCTATCGCTACCTCGGGTTTTTCTTCCCACATTTGCGCAATCTGAAGCAGTACCTGCTGCCAATCATGTGGTTTGAAATAAGTGCCTCCATAGATAGGGCGACCATCAGGTAAACAGATGCAATTTAATGGCCATCCACCAGAATTGGTCATCAACTGAACCGCTATCATATAAATCTGATCGATATCAGGACGTTCTTCCCGGTCAACCTTAATAGAAACAAAGAATTTGTTCATTGTCTCTGCGATCGCATCATTCTCAAAACTCTCTCGTTCCATCACATGGCACCAATGACAGGCGGAATAACCTATGCTGACAATGATCAGTTTATTTTCTTCCTTTGCCTTCCTTAACGCCACATCACCCCACGGAAACCAATGAACAGGATTATGTTCATGTTGCTTTAAATAGGGTGAACCCTCTCCTTGTAATTTGTTTGCCATACATTACGAAGGTAAAAAAATATTATTTTAATAAGCCAATTAGGTTCGCAGTACCACCACCCAACATTTCAAAAGTAAGGTCTCCTTCCAATTGTAAGATCGAAACATTGGAAGTCGCTAAATCAATTTCAGAATGACTTAAATAGTTTGTCAAGTTAGAAAGACCGGGATTATGACCAAATACCAAGAGCTTATCAAATTGGTTAGAAACTGTATTGATAACTTTGAGGATATCCGTGAAATGAGCCTCATAAATATCTTTAGTCTGTTGAATGGAATCAATTGGATAACCTAAAATTGAACAAAAAATTTCTGCCGTTTGAATCGCACGGTTAGCTGAAGAAGAAATAACTAAAGTCTTCTCATCAATATGAAGAGATTTCTTGAGCTCATTCGCTATTTTATTAGCTCTATCGATCCCTTTTTGTTGTAAATCCCTGTCAAAATCATCCTTTGTAAAAGTATGCTCCTCTGCTTTAGCGTGCCTGATAAGGTATAGTGTATTCATGATATTATTAGCTTGTGAGGCATACAAGATAAAAATTTAATAATTAATAAATCGTTCTGAAATTGTTAAGAAATAGTATTGTGACAGATGTTTATTAACTTCGTTGAAAATAGTGGTACTGTTTAATAAATAAAATGGATTTTGAAAAAAAAATATCGCTAATAGTAGGATTAAAAAATAATTTAGACTACACTCAGTCATTCTACAAAAGATTACGCGAATTATATAAAGAGGTCGAAGTGGTATTTGTCAGTTATGGTAGTAGTGATGGAACCCATGAGTGGTTGGATAGTTTAAATGATAGGAATTTAAAATATTATTATTCCGAAGAGTCCAAGTCACTTTCTCACACTTATAATAAAGGAGTTGAAATATCTACTTCAAAACTAATTAGTTATCTCCATAATGATATCATTATTGGTAAGGGATTTTTGGAGGAATTGGTGAAATCATGGCAAAAGGATGCTGTGCTCTTCTATTCGCTTGTGGAGCCACCAATTTTTGCAGATGATAAAAGAGATTGGAAAACAAATATTGATTTTGGAAATGATTTGATGAGCTTTGATGAGAAAGGCTTTGATAAGTATGTTGAAGAGGAGGCTCATAAGCAGCAAAATCCTTTTGAAACCAATGATGAAAGTTTCTTTATATGCGTAGAGAGAAAATGGCTAATTGAGATGGGGGGCCTAGATACCTTGTTTTATCCAATGTTTTATGAAGACTCGGACCTTATGGTGCGGTTTTATCTTCAAAATTCAAGGTTTATAGTTGTACCAAAAGCTATTGGTTATCATTTTGTCAGCAAAACTTCTAGGCATTCCAAGGAATTTGAAAAAAGGACAAAAGCTATTGAGGAATTGAGTTTTAAGAACTTTTTCAGAAAATGGAGATGCCATCCCAATGGCTCTTTTAAAAAGGCATATGACCTAGTTGCCGTTGTCGAAAATGCAACTGTCGATGGAATGTTTGAAATTGAACCTTTTTTCGCGAAAGTATATTCTGATCTTGATAAAAAAAGTTATGTGGATAAATATCAAACAACCACAAAAATTGATTTAAGTGAAAGATTGGAATCAAAAAATAAACTCCAGAAACATGATATTATAATCTATTTGGATGAGAGAAAAATGAAAGAGAAGGATTACTTGCGGATAAAAAACTTATCTGATATAATTGCAAGAAATGAAATAAAATCAAAAAAATTCATCAAAAGCCTATTTAAAGATTATACGAAAATTAAGACAGGAAATATTTCTGGAAAAATAAATAATTTTCGATCTTTAGAAAAGAATTTTCCAACAGTTGTTAATCAAAAATAAATTTATTCTAGTGTCTATATTTTCATATTTATTTGGCAAACGTCCTTCAATCACATATGCAATTACGGTTTGTAATGAACGATTGGAAATTAAAAAATTATTAGATTTTTTAATACCAAGAATTAGACAGAAGGATGAAATTGTAGTGTTACAAGATGTAACGAATAGAGATGAGGGTGTTTCCGAAATTCTAAGTGATTATGGAAACAAGATTATTAAGGCAGAGTCAAAATTAAATGGAGATTTTGCCACGTTTAAAAATCAATTAATAACATTGGCAAAGTGTGAATATCTATTTCAGGTAGATGCTGATGAACTGCTTACGGATGAACTGATCAAATCTTTGCCAGGATATTTATCACTAAAGTCAAAATACGATGCCTTTATGGTATCTAGGATTAATACAGTAGCGGGAATTACTAATGATCATCTTCAACAATGGAATTGGGAAATGAATGAAGACGGTTACATCAATTTCCCAGATTGGCAAACGCGAATATTTAAACTCAATACAAAATGTTCTATATCATGGAAAAATAAGGTTCATGAAGTGCTTACAGGTTATAAAAAATTAGGACGTGTAAAAGGTAAAAAATATGAGATGTCTCTGATTCATGATAAAGAAATCAAGAAGCAGGAATCTCAAAATGCTTTTTATGACAATAATTTTTAAAAATTTATTTTATAGAAGAATAGAATTAAAAAGTATTATTTTTATTAATTCCATATTCAGTCCAGATTCTTTTTTCTTCAATTGTATTTTTTAAGATAATGTCATTATTTGCCAGGTTGTCCTTATTATTCTCTTTGTGATATAGATGATAAGCAACAGCAGCAAATTTGAGGAATCTTTTTTTAACACCTTTATTCATCAATCGGAAGGCCATTTCCGAATCTTCCGAACCCCAACCTTGTATACTCTCATTATATCCATTTATGTCGAGAATATCTTGTTTCCAGAATGACATATTGCAACCTCTTAAAATGGCCGGTTGGTTTTTCTTATATCGGTCTGCCAAAAATTTTGAGAGAAACTTTGACCTAACACTATTTAAAATTGACGACAAAGGGAATCTACTTCGATCAACTTTAATGACACCTTTTTGATTTAATAATTCCTTGCTATGCTCTTGGTTAATCCACACACGACTCCCGCATAAAAAACTGTTTTTTTCAACTAAATAAAGGTGGTCGGAAATAAAATGGGAGTCCATTAATATATCTCCATCAATTTGAATTATATACTCTGATGTTGCTACAGCTATTGCTTTGTTTCTAATAACACTTAATCTGAATCCTTTGTCAGGATGCCATACATGGATTAAAGGTACTGGAGATTGTATTTTTAATCTATCGATAAGATTTCTCGTTTCTTCTTCTGAACCATCATCTGCAATAATGATTTCATCAGGCAAACGGTCTTGTTCCCAAACAGTTTGTAAACAACGCTCAAGTGCTTCTGGCCAATTGTAAGTTGATACTAAAACTGTTACAGTTTTAGGCTTTTTGATTTGAATGGCCATACTATTCGCAAAAATGTTTGTCTATTCCTATTTCTGTCCAAGTGATATTATTATTAAGCGTATGTTCCATGATTTCTTTATTTCTTTCTTCTTGAAATGTGTTTTTCTTTTCCGTGTGATAAAGATGGTAAACAATCGCAGCAAATTTAACGATTGACTTTTTAACACCATTATTCATCATCCTTAAAGTAAGGTCTGAATCTTCATGTCCCCATCCTTCATAAGATTCATTATATCCATTTACTGCAAATATATCTTTTTTCCAAAAAGACATATTAGCCCCACGTGCATAATAAATGGGGTAAGAATTTTTATATCTATTCAATAAATAATGAGAAATAATGGGAATTCGAAACCCATTTTCAATTCTTTTATTGCCCCAACCAAAAAGGTTTGGATTTGTATCAAGTTCCTCAATTAATTTTTTTGAATAATCATTACTTAACATGACCCTGCTTCCTTGTAATAAAAAATTTGGACGGGCAGCATTTAAATGATCTTTAATAAAATTTTTATGCAGAAAAACATCTCCATCAATTTGAATTATGTAATCATATTTAGATGTAGCAAATGATTTATTTAAGATGATGGTTTTTCTAAAACCTAAATCTTCCTGCCAAAGATGAACAATTGGAATAGGAAAAGATTTTTGAAGGGTTTCAATTAGATTTTTAGTTTCCAGTGTAGAACCATCATCAGCGATAATAACTTCCGTAGGCAAAACAGTTTGTTCTTCAACACTTTTTAAACATAAGTGGAGAGCGCCTGGCCAGTTATAAGTTGCGATAATTAAGGTGCAATCCATTTTCATCCTATTAATTTAACCAAAAGTTCATCAATTATATATTATATTATTGAATTGCGAAATTATGGTTTTTTAAATTTATTTCAACTATGCAAATTACATGGATTTGAGAAGATTTTTCAATCTTTCCATAATTAAAGGCCATGAATAATGGTTTTGAACATATTCCTTAGCTTTGGATTTGTTTTTCTCAAGAAGGTCAGGATTGGAAAAATATTTATGGACTTTTTGATGGAAATCGTTTTCATTGAAATAGGCTTCTGTTGCGTGTCCACTTTTCTTAGCATGTCCAACTAAAACATCAGATTTACCATTTACTAAAACAGTTTTCCCCAAATTCATTGCTTCTAATAACAGTAAAGACAAACTTTCATTTTTAGATGGGTTTACAATTAGTGTTGCATTTTTTATCAAAGAAATCTTTTCCTCATCAGTGACAAAACCTGTAAACACGATATCAGGATGTTCAATTCTTTCTTGAAATAATCTCCCAGTTAATACCAGTTTTAGGTTACTTGGATGTTTCTTTTTATAACTTATAAACCATGGTATTAGTTTATCCATTTTAGACCCACATACTCTCCCAAAATAATGGATATATTTATCTGGGATTTGAAATTTTTCTTCTAAAAAATCTTTAGATATTTCAGTTTCAAATTCCGTTTCAACGCCCACAGCCAGTATGCTGTTTGGGGATATGTTTTTACCAAAAATACGCTGAGTCAGGTGTTTTTCTTCCTCCGTATTAAAACCAATATGTTTCACTGATGTAAATACATGAGTATGGACAGAACGGAATACATCACCTTCATTATGTACAGTAGGTATAAGTAGGGTTTTGTGTGGTGCTATTCTAGCACCAAATACAGTATGCGGATATACATAAGAAAATAAAATAATAGCTTTATAATCATCTTTATGCTCTTCCAGATATTTTAATAGTTTTACAGAATAAAAACCATGAGTTTGAAGTAATTTTTCTTCATTTTCAATTCCTAAGTCCCACTTTGGAATAATATTGGACAGGGTCTCCAATATGCCCAATCGATATAAATTTCTTCTTATCTTTCTGGAAAATTTTGTTTTTTTGCGCCAATTTTGATGGACATCAGCATTATAAGGCTCACAATCAAATCTTAATATGTTAACTCCATTTAAAGATTCTTTTTCATTTGTGTAATACGGTTCAAATGTGCTATAATTTATAGTTTTACTTGTCAATACATCAACTTCATAATCATCTACTAAACGTTCTGCTAGCATCCTGCAATGGTATTCCGCCCCACCATTTACTTCCTTCCCATACTGACAAACTAAAAAACAAATCTTTTCCATATTTAAAATAGAATTATTAAAATAATACGTATTTTCAACAATAAATCGCTACTCAAAATCTAATTTAGCTTTCACTTTCTCAATCACCATCTCACTAGTTACGAGGTCTATGGCCTCTACTCCATCACACAAGCATGATTTATTTCCATAAACCGAATTTGGTCTATTGGGGTGTTCCACTTGGACACAGTCTTCCATTTTTTGGCCATAGCCAAGGAATCCCGCAAACGGATGTGTTGCGCCCCAGATGGATATGCAAGGAACTCCCATTAAGGATGCCATATGCATTCCTGAGCTGTCCATACTGATCATTAAATCCAGATGTGCAATAATATCAAGCTCTTCACCCAGTTTATATTTCCCAACCACAGAATGAACGTTTGGAAATTTCCTTGCCCATTCTTCAGTGATATCTTTTTCAGCTTGACCACCTCCAAATAAAACCACCTGAGTACCAAGGTCGGACAAATATTTGATTATCTCGGTCATTTTCTCCATAGATAAAACCTTAAATGGATGTTGAGCGAAAGCTGAAATACCTATTTTTTTAGAGTTTGAAGCTAATATAGGCATCATACCTGAAGGAATGAGGCGATGTTGTTTTTCTAAATGATGTTTAAGTTTAACTGGATATCCCAAAGCTCTGAATACATCGGCGTATCGCTCTGTAGTAAGTTTGAGTTGTTTGAATACTTTGTTCTGTTGCCTTGTTAAGGCTTTTTTCTCAGGTCTACCCTTGTCTAGGATTTTCACTTGGTAACCCGCTGTTCTGAAAAGTATATCCAAAAACCTTGACCTTAGGTTATTATGGAGGTCAGCCACTTGTATTGCTCCATACGGTTTCAATTCTTTGAATAATTTCACCAGCCCAGACATGCCTCTATGTTTGTATTTAGGGTCAAATTGGTGAAATTTCAAACGCGGAATCCCATCAAAAAACGCAGAAAATAAAGGGCGCGAAACCATGATAATTTCCGTGTCTGTATGTTGATCTTGAAACTCTCTCAATACCGATGCAACCATGGCTACATCACCCATGGCAGAAAATCTAGTGACCAAGATCCGCTTCATGTAGAGAATTTACTTTTGAGCTCCGTAAAGTACGGGGTTTAAATTAGGGTCGTTGTACATTTTCATCTGTTTGTAGACCTTCATATATTTTTTACCTGTTTCAATATCTGCCAACAACTCGTCAATACTTTGAGATAGATCCTTTCTTTGTTCCAGCAGGATTTGAAGTTTCTCTTGGCAACTTTCAAGATGAGCATTCGAAACATCTGTACGCAAGGTTTCCAAGTTCATGTGGTAGATCTTAAGAGCTAAGATTGATAGCCTGTCAATTGCCCATGCAGGACTTTCAGAATTGATCTTGGCATCAGGTAATGCCACAACATCAGCAAATTTCTGAAGATAATAGCTGTCAATAAACTCAACAGTATCCGTGCGTTCTTGATTTTGGCGGTCGATCCTTCGCTTCCAATAAAGTCCTTCCCGAGGGTCAATATTTGGGTTTCGGATAACATCCTCCATATGCCACTGTGCTGTGTCTATCCAGCATTTAAGGTAAAGTAAATGCTCCAAACTCTCCCGACCATATGGATTGGCAATCGGCTGGTCAATCTTATCATGAACGTGGTAATCTTCAATTACCTTCTGAAAAATATTGTTTGCTATAGCACTGATCATGTACAAATATAGTGAATAGAGGAGATATGAGATAGGTGATAAACGTTTTGTGATAATAAATTTATAAACAAAAGGAATCTATTTTTCTAAAATAGATGATTTATTATCAATGTAGGAAAAATTCCAAACAGCACGACCAAAACAGTTAGCACAACGCCTATTACCAGCATAATGCTGATTTTACTGTCTTCAGAAATAACCGCTTCATCTTCTTTATTTGTCTTCAGAAAAGAATAAAGGGGGATTTTGAAGTAATAGAACAGTGAAATCACTGAAGTCAA
The Sphingobacterium daejeonense genome window above contains:
- a CDS encoding DUF4254 domain-containing protein, whose protein sequence is MISAIANNIFQKVIEDYHVHDKIDQPIANPYGRESLEHLLYLKCWIDTAQWHMEDVIRNPNIDPREGLYWKRRIDRQNQERTDTVEFIDSYYLQKFADVVALPDAKINSESPAWAIDRLSILALKIYHMNLETLRTDVSNAHLESCQEKLQILLEQRKDLSQSIDELLADIETGKKYMKVYKQMKMYNDPNLNPVLYGAQK
- a CDS encoding glycosyltransferase family 9 protein; translated protein: MKRILVTRFSAMGDVAMVASVLREFQDQHTDTEIIMVSRPLFSAFFDGIPRLKFHQFDPKYKHRGMSGLVKLFKELKPYGAIQVADLHNNLRSRFLDILFRTAGYQVKILDKGRPEKKALTRQQNKVFKQLKLTTERYADVFRALGYPVKLKHHLEKQHRLIPSGMMPILASNSKKIGISAFAQHPFKVLSMEKMTEIIKYLSDLGTQVVLFGGGQAEKDITEEWARKFPNVHSVVGKYKLGEELDIIAHLDLMISMDSSGMHMASLMGVPCISIWGATHPFAGFLGYGQKMEDCVQVEHPNRPNSVYGNKSCLCDGVEAIDLVTSEMVIEKVKAKLDFE